A region from the Vicia villosa cultivar HV-30 ecotype Madison, WI linkage group LG3, Vvil1.0, whole genome shotgun sequence genome encodes:
- the LOC131661054 gene encoding uncharacterized protein LOC131661054, giving the protein MTGRILFFLLRAGESGSGSSSESSSGSSSSSWDESQKTSASSSEVEEVEAESAPLSVIEEGDDEGVSPGSDEEAGSDEEVGSDEGVPVTPLFEYDFEVDLDWVAEEPQLEVSRYTESLSGAFREVEERGPSDELNFQVVCPSADERICSHFHGDSFAMYEYVFRELGFRLPFTSFQVSLLARLALAPSQLHPNAFAFMRAFEIVCEYLGIGATTDLFCRCFRVQRKVADGRYGWVSFKNADRKLFKMFVDSVKDFKDRYYVVRLRSRAAYTSLSKMVTVRGEDGAPERDEEGNVHTRLCSVFPFVWWKAHFSFPPKHYAREDGDLDEQDAASYLRLCQWVDSFTLSSWVSRTGEPICDEDGVPMTEARAINTRALLMCRTTAETKALLDAMPVKEDKVLKAAQDGRRIRALKNKNRGVGSGEHSGSAGSPLVIPEGGTPKRQRRSEMSREDPPVTGAERGFVLPPCFKEGQFFEKFPLSLSPDESRRVEEMSSPARLKQLASDSAAVMRVVGMAQMFAQGGAASAEVLQKAEDDKKAAEEEAARQKSLREKIKKKMEDLLKQKNEEVEEEKKKVAELEQAWEPTAEESSDVAALRSRAEFVEKIDDLKIELADMAEEGFKCAVQQLKFLNPGLKTDNIGVSSRIVDGQLIPGTPEDD; this is encoded by the exons atgaccgGTCGAATTCTTTTTttccttctgcgtgcaggtgaatcaggTTCGGGGTCTAGCTCGGAGTCAAGCTCAGGGTCTAGTTCGAGCTCGTGGGATGAGTCTCAAAAGACGAGTGCGAGCAGCTCCGAGGTCGAAGAGGTAGAGGCCGAGAGCGCACCTCTTTCAGTGATAGAAGAGGGTGACGATGAGGGGGTGTCCCCGGGGTCCGACGAGGAAGCTGGGTCTGATGAGGAAGTCGGGTCCGACGAGGGTGTCCCCGTGACCCCCTTGTTTGAGTATGACTTTGAAGTGGACCTAGATTGGGTGGCCGAGGAGCCCCAGCTGGAGGTATCGCGATACACCGAGTCGCTGTCCGGTGCGTTCCGTGAAGTTGAAGAACGAGGGCCGAGCGATGAACTGAACTTTCAGGTGGTATGCCCGTCCGCCGACGAGCGCATTTGCTCTCACTTTCATGGAGATAGTTTCGCCATGTACGAGTATGTTTTTCGGGAGCTCGGATTTCGTCTGCCGTTTACCAGCTTCCAGGTTTCGCTTCTGGCTCGTCTTGCGCTGGCGCCGTCTCAACTACACCCGAACgcttttgcttttatgcgagcCTTCGAAATTGTCTGTGAGTATCTGGGCATCGGGGCCACGACCGACCTGTTCTGCCGTTGTTTCAGAGTCCAACGGAAGGTGGCCGACGGGCGGTATGGCTGGGTTTCCTTCAAGAATGCCGACCGTAAGCTCTTCAAAATGTTTGTTGACTCGGTTAAGGACTTCAAAGACCGGTATTATGTCGTCCGTCTGCGCAGCCGGGCAGCATATACCTCGCTGTCGAAAATGGTGACAGTGCGTGGCGAGGACGGGGCCCCGGAGAGGGACGAGGAAGGGAATGTTCATACCAGACTCTGCAGTGTGTTCCCCTTTGTCTGGTGGAAGGCCCACTTCAGTTTTCCCCCCAAACATTATGCTCGGGAAGACGGGGACTTGGACGAGCAAGATGCAGCATCGTACCTTCGTCTTTGCCAATGGGTGGACAGCTTCACCCTTAGTTCGTGGGTATCGAGGACCGGGGAACCTATTTGTGACGAGGATGGGGTCCCGATGACCGAAGCTAGAGCCATCAACACCCGGGCTCTTTTGATGTGCCGGACGACGGCGGAAACGAAGGCGTTATTAG ATGCTATGCCCGTGAAGGAGGACAAGGTCCTGAAGGCGGCCCAGGATGGAAGGAGGATCCGGGCGTTAAAAAACAAGAATCGGGGGGTGGGTTCAGGTGAACATTCCGGTTCTGCTGGTTCTCCTCTGGTGATCCCGGAAGGGGGGACGCCGAAGAGGCAGCGTCGGTCGGAGATGTCCCGGGAAGATCCACCAGTCACGGGAGCTGAGCGCGGATTTGTACTTCCTCCTTGCTTCAAAGAGGGTCAGTTTTTCGAGAAGTTTCCTCTATCCCTCTCCCCGGATGAGTCTCGCCGAGTTGAGGAGATGTCTTCCCCGGCCCGGCTAAAGCAGTTGGCCAGCGACAGTGCTGCTGTAATGAGGGTCGTCGGGATGGCTCAAATGTTTGCCCAAGGGGGTGCTGCTTCTGCTGAGGTCCTGCAGAAGGCGGAGGACGATAAGAAGGCCGCCGAGGAGGAAGCTGCCCGGCAAAAATCTCTtcgggagaagataaagaaaaagATGGAGGATCTTTTGAAGCAGAAAAACGAGGAGGTggaggaggagaagaagaaggtcgCTGAACTCGAACAGGCTTGGGAGCCGACCGCCGAAGAATCCTCGGATGTGGCGGCCTTGAGGTCGAGGGCCGAATTTGTCGAGAAGATTGACGACTTGAAGATCGAGCTTGCTGACATGGCCGAGGAGGGGTTCAAATGTGCCGTTCAGCAGTTGAAATTTCTGAATCCGGGCCTGAAGACGGACAACATTGGAGTGTCGAGCAGGATTGTGGATGGCCAGCTGATCCCCGGCACACCTGAAGATGATTGA